A region of the Stieleria neptunia genome:
CGAGAAGGTGATCGCCCAAGCCTCGGTAGCGATAGAGTCCTACGAAGTCGAGTTGGGGACGTTTATTGAGCCGCGATGCATAGAGTTCAAACTCACGTCGCTTGACAAGGAATCGCTGTCTGCGGATTTCGACGCGGCGATCGAGTGCTTGCGACAGTGCGGAATTCCAATCGAAGACGACTTTGGAATCCAGCGGGTCGGTCGTCGGTTTGATGATTTTCCCATCCGATGCGGGCATGCCCAGCAGGTAGCGCAGTTTTTGTTCGGTCGCGTAGAGGCCGGTGGATCCACCGAGTTGCGATTGAACGTTTGCTTCGAATTGGTAGTACTGTGACTGAGCTTGCGCTTCTTCGTCCTGGCGTCCCGCACCGACATCCAGCCGCACCTTTTGGTACTGGTACGTTCGCAGTGCCGACTCACGGCCTTTGATGTTTGCTTCCAGCAACCGATAGGCGGTTGTCAAATCCCAGTAGGCTTGTTCGACATCAGCAACCAGTTTGGTGACCGAGTCCTCGAAATCAGCCAGCGCGACGTCCTCGTTGGTTCGCGCAATCAACACACCGTTGTAGACGCCCGGTGTCTGGCTGGATCCGACGATCCGGTTGTACTGCAATCCCGATCCGCGCAGGATGGGCTGCCGCCACTCCGCTTCGACCCATCCGACGAAATCGCTAGAAAAGTTGCGGTTCGGGTTGTTGTTGCGGGTGTAATTGACGACGTGCCGGATGGTGAACTGAGATCCGAAGGCGGACTTTTTGCTGAGCGAACTTGCATAGGCGGCGGACGTCCCTTCGTCGACTTGACGCTGGAAGGCCTGTGTGAACGGGTTGATCAGAATGTTCCGCGGCGTGTCCGCCCCCGACCAATTCAGCGTGTTGCTATATTGCGCATCATACTGCGCCAATGCCGCTTCGACGCCCTGGGTCGAGGACGCCATTTGGGCCGGGTCGAAGACCGTTGTCGCGTTCTGGGTGCTGAACGATGCACCAATCGGAAGCGCCCGAATCACGGGGCTGTCCCGCATGGCCATCGCCACGGCTTCTTCAAGCGAAAGTTCGATCGCGGGGAGCTTCGACGGGTCTTCCAACGAATGCGGCGCACTGGCCGCCCCGGCGGCGACCGTCACCGCGGTCGCACATTCGGCCACTTCGGGGTACTCGATCGACAGCCCCACGCCACGATGGTACGAGGCGGTGGTATCATGGGGGCCGGGACCGATTCGATCCCAGACGTGGCAACCGACGCTAGCCGGCAGTGTCGTCGCGATCGTCAGCGCGGTGACGAGGTTGCGCAAAAGTCGACGTTTGGTGTTCGTGGTACGCACGTTGGATCTGGTCATCAATGTTTGCCGCGTAGGGTGGCGATCAGCCGGCGATGCCGGCAGCATCCGGACGAACCCGCCATCGGGTCGAATTGGTTTTTGTCCTATCGACCATCTGCACGGCAGAACTGGAACAACCGGACCACGAATTCGTGTCGCATCTTCGTCACAGTCGGCAAACTCTCACAGCGGATGTCAAACCTGCGCGATTCTGCCGGTCAGGACGGCATCAATCTCGTCCGCCGCAAGCTGTGGGGCGGACGAACCACCAAATCGATCTCGAATCCGTCGCGTCGATTCCGCCGTACCGACATCGTTTAGGACAAATGCCAGCTTGCCGGCAAGGTCACGATCGCGATGCAAGCAAACGCCGCACCCCAGTGCTGCCACCCGATCGGCGTTGTCGAACTGGTCGAACGCCAGCGGGCGAATGATTTGCGGCACCCCGGCGCGCAAGGCCTGTGAGGTTGTGCCGATCCCGCCGTGGTGCACGATGGCACTGCAGTGCGGCAACAACTTGCCCAACGGCACGTAGCCTTGCGTGCGAACACCGGGCGGCAGTGATGGGGGAAAACAATCGGGATTGCCACCGAGCAACAAGCCGGGCCGGTCGAGTTTCACGCACGCCTCGCCAGCACGCAGAAAGAACTCACGCGTGTGCCAGTTGGCCGAACCGGCGGTGAACACGAGCGGCCGGTCCGTCGGCAGATCGAGCGGTTGATCGGGGCCATCGGACAGGTCCCCATCAGACAGTGGTCCATCGGAGAGGGGAAATCCCACGTGGCGCAATTGCGGGATCGCGTCGATCGTCGACGGCGCGAACCATTCCGGATAGCAGGCCAGCACCCGGTCGGGCGACAGCCACCAGCGATGCATGATCCGCCGCACGGGGGCAAGACCGTGTTGCCGCCGAATGCGATTGATCGGACCGGCCAGCAGTGGGTCCAAGAGGATCTTGTCGCCCAACCAATAGGCCAGTCGAAAGGTGCGGCGATGGCGCGTCGGTTCAAATCGCCATGGCGTCAAACGCGCGGGTTGCTCGGGCGTTCGCAACATGACCGGTGCCAGGTGCACGTCGACCAGCGGCGTCGTCGGATCCAGATCACGAAAGATCCGCGCGGAAAAATCCAGCGGGTGCGAGACCAACACCGTTCGCCCCGGGCGGTGCAGCGATCGGATCAGATCGAAAAGTGGCTGCAAATACGCCGCCGCAACGCCACCGATCACTCGCCGCATGCCACGCAGCAGCGTCCACATCGCCGGATCGGCGAGCATCGTGTCGAACGCTTGGCGATCCATCAAGGGATGCGGTTCTAAACCGGCCGCTTCGGCGAGATCGGCGTACGGTTCGGCCAACGAGATCGCGACATCGTAGCCACGGCGTTTAAGCTCCGTCCCGATCGCGAGCATCGGATTGACATCGCCGCGCGAGCCGGGGGCGGAGAGGATGGCCAGCCGGCGATGGGGGGAGCTGTTCAATGGGATTCAGCGGTCGATTTCGTATTCGGTGATCTTGCGATACGCTGTGGCTCGGCTGATCCCCAATAGCTTGGCCGCTTCGGGCACACTGCCGGCGGTTCGTTCGAGCGCTTTGACGATCAAACGTTTTTCCCACTCATCGATCCGGAACGTATCCAGGCGGCTGATTCCCGCGTCGCGCAGCCCGAGGTCGTCGGGTTGGATTTCGACGTCGTCGGCCATCACGATCGCGCTGTCGATGACGTTGCGCAATTGTCGGATATTCCCCGGCCACATGTACTGGTGCATCCGCGCGCGAGCGGCGTCGGAAAGTTTCAGCTGGGCACGACCATGTTGCAGCCGAAAGTGTTCCAGAAAATGGTCGATCAGCAGATCCAAATCGTCGCCACGTTCGCGCAACGGGGGCAACAGCAATTCAAAAACACTCAATCGATAAAACAGATCTTCGCGGAAACGTTTCTCGCGAACGAATTCGGCCAGATCACGATTGGTCGCCGCGATCACGCGAACATCGACGTGGACTTCCTGGGTTCCGCCGACGGGCAAGAACGGATGGCCTTCGAGGATCCGCAACAGTTTGGCTTGTCCTTCCAACGTCAGTTCACCGATCTCATCGAGAAACAGCGTGCCGGTGTGGGCTTGTTGGAACCAGCCTTCGTGGTCGCTGTCGGCGCCGGTGAAGGATCCTTTTTTGTGTCCGAACAGTTGGCTTTCGATCAGCTCGGCGGGAATCGCCGCACAGTTGACGGTCAACATCGGTCGCTTCGCCCGTTTGCTGCTGCGATGGACGGCGCGGGCGACCAGTTCCTTTCCGCAACCGCTTTCACCCCGCACCAAAACGCATCCGTTGGCCGCGGCGACGCGAGCAATCTTTTCTTTCAGCCGCAGCATCACGGGGCTTTCGCCGATCAACTCATCCGTGTCGGCGTTCCGCTTCGCGATCTGTTTGGCTTCGACGCGCAACTGGTCGTGCTGCAACGCGCGATCCAATCCGACGGCCAACAAGCGGGCCGCGGCGATCGACAATTCGAAGTCGATTTCATTGAAAGACGGACGGTTGCGGTACAGGTGCAGAATGCCGATGTTCGCTTCATTGGTGTCCAGCGGAACGTAGATCGCATCGGACCAAACGGACTTCGCCGGCAGTTTTTCCTGCAAGTCGGTGTCTTGCGATCGTTTGTCATTGACCCAGATGGCTTCACCGCCGCCGACGACACGACGCAAGATCGCCCGGCTGACTTTGACTTTGTCGACTTCATCGGCGGGTTCGACCTTGTGCGGACGTTGCCGACCGTCGCCGCTGTCAAAGGAAAGCCCCACGGCGTCGGCACTGGTTCGGTCACGCAGCAATTTGAGCACCGAGTCGATCACTTCGTCGGGATTCTCCAACCGCAGCATCGACAGACTGAGCAGATACAGATCGAACAAATACCCGGCGTGGGCAACGTCGCGCATCGGGTCATCGGTCGACTTGGTATCGATCAACGAAACGTCTTGGACGATCGTCTGAAACGCATCGTCCAGCTCGCCACTGTCGGACGACGGATCGATGAAACGCAGCTCCGTGCCGCCGATGGTCAGCACACACTGGTCGGCGATCTGGGCCGTATCGATCTTTTGGCTGTTGACCAACGTCCCGTTCCGGCTGCCCGTGTCCCGGACCTGCCAGCGGTCGTCCTCATAGAACACGACGGCGTGAAACCGGCTACAGACCGGATCGGACAACATGATCTCACAGGTCGACCCGCGCCCAACGTGCATCGGCCGCTCGGGGTCCAAGGGGTAATGGCGGCCCTTCTCGGGCCCGGTTTCGACCGCTAAGTACGCGACCATGATTCATTCACGTCGTGGGGGGTGAGTGACGGTCGACTCAAAGCGATCTTCGCCTTGTCAACGACTACGATCCCCCGCCGTGCTCAGAGATTTCGTGACGAACTCACGGATCTGGCGATCAAACCGCGATTCGAAGCCCCTGTTGCGACGGGGAATTCTCCCGCAGTCGACCACCCCTATCATAGCCCCATTCTCATTTTAAGACTAGTGAGATGCTTACCCCACTAGCCGGCGGCGGTTTCGGCGGGCTGTTCCAAGACACCTCGGCAGCGTCCCCACACCATCAGGCCTTCGATGGCCATCCAGATCTGCAGCCCCAGAATCGAGAACCCGAACGTGGTCAGCACGACGTTGCCGGACGGCAGCCAGTTGAAAAACAGGTCGTAGGTGATCGCCCAGGCGGGCATCAACAACATCACAAACATCGGGATCATGACCGACGCGAGCGGTTTGCTGCGGCGGGCCAAGAAAATCAGCGCGACCATCAGCGCCAATCCGGCCAACAGCTGGTTGGTCGCGCCGAACAGGGGCCACAGCACCAAGCCTCCCTTGCCGGGACTGTCACCGGCGAACACGGCGATGGCCAATCCGATCCCGACGGCGATCGCGGTGGCCACGTATTTGTTGGCCAACGGCTTGGCGCCCGCCGAGAGCGCCAGTTCGCTGATCACGTAGCGTTGCAGACGGGTGGCGGTGTCCAGCGTCGTGGCGGCGAAACAGGCGACCAGGACCGCCATGATCGCAATCGCCATGCGTAACGGCAGGCCGAGTGCGGACAAGAAGTTTGCCCCACCGTCGACGAAGGCCCGAAGTTTCTTGGCCAGGTTCTGCTTCTTCCAACCCGCGTCCGGCTCTCCGTCAGCCCCGGTTCGATAGTATTCCCGCCAAGCCTGGTTTCCCGACACATCGGCCCGCTCGATGTTGACGACGGACCGGGCCGCGGCTCCTTCGCCCACCATCGTCACGCTACGATTGAGCGGCCCCATGCCCACGCCGGCCGAACAGGCCAGGATCACCAGCACGGCCAACATGCCTTCGAGCAACATGCTGCCGTAGCCGACCGCCTGGGCATCGCTCGCTTTTTCGAGCTGCTTGCTGGTCGTTCCGCTGCTGACCAGACAATGAAACCCGCTGCAGGCTCCGCAGGCGATCGTGATGAACAAGAACGGGAACATGCTCGGCGCATCGGCCGGAACTTCGCTGGCGATCATCGGAGCCGAATCAGACAACTGTGCTTGACCGGTCATCGACGCGATGCCCAAACCGGCCAACAATAGCGCCAGTGCGACGAACAACTGCAGGCTGTTGATGTAGTCCCGCGGCTGCAGCAACAACCAAACGGGAAGCACCGAGGCGATGAACGCGTAAATCAGCAGCGCGATGGTCCAGACGACCGTCGGCGTCCACAGCAGGCTGTCCGCGGGCAGGTAGGGCGTCAAATCGACGGGCAAGTGATAGGCACCCAGGTAAACCGCAACGTACAACGCGGCCAATCCGACCAGGCTGGGAATCACCAATCCGCCGCCGCTGCGATACCGCAGCCCGATCACGACGGCGATCGGCATCGCAATCCAAACGCTCAGCACCGATTCGGGGTAGATCGCAAAGATACTGGCGATGACCAATCCGAAGACGGCCAAAACGATCGAGAGTGCGAGCGCCAGGACGATCAAAAACAGCACCTTGGCGCGTGGAGAAATCAGTCGACCGGCCGCTTGTCCGATCGTCTGCCCCTTGTTGCGGATCGAGATCACCAGGGCCGCCAAGTCATGCACGCCTCCGATCAGAATGGACCCGAACACCACCCACAGCAGCGCCGGCAGCCAGCCCCAAAACACGGCCAATGCCGGTCCGACGATCGGTCCCGTCCCGGCGATGCTGGTGAAATGGTGACCGAACACGATCGATTTGCGAGTCGGGACGAAATCGACATCGTCGCGGCATTCCTCGCTCGGCATCGTGGCGTCGTCGGTCAGCCCGAACAGACGCTTGGCCAGCCAACGGCCATACGTGTTGTAGGCGACGACAAATCCGACCATCGACAAGACGGCGACGAGGAGAGTGCTCATGGGGGATACGGCCAGCGGCCCAAAATGGCGGGAATTCGATTCGGAAGGCAATGAGAAGAATCGAGGAGTTTAACCGATCGGCGGCGGTTTGTCGTTTCCACGTCAGATCGAATGCACCGCGCAGGGTAACACGGTGAAGCATTCTCCCCCTGTGTTTCTTGAGGTTTTAGCGACAGGCCGCGAGCCCTCCGGTTCTTCATCTTTGCCAAAACACCGGAGAGGCTCGCGGGCTGTCGATTGAGTCGGGATCTGCTGAGTCATTGGTGAGCCGTCGGCCGTCAGGCCTCGGGCGGGCGCCCGAGTGCCCGGCCGCTTACGCGTCGCGGCTCACAAAAACGACAGCCCGCTCGCGCCCTACCGCTAAAAAAGATGCTTCACAGCGAAGCCCGCGGGTGTACACGCCTGCCTGCCATGGAACAGCCGGTGACGCGGTCCTATAATCCCCCCGAATCAGCCCCGAACATTTGCCAGAACCATCTCTGAAGGAGTTCTCACACGGTGAGCAACGAGATCGAAAAAACCATCATCATCGGCAGCGGCCCTGCCGGCTGGTCCGCCGCCATTTACGCCGCTCGGGCCAACCTGAACCCGGTCGTCTACGAGGGAACCGTCAAGCCGGAGATGATCCCGCTGGGGCAATTGGCGTTCACGACCGAAGTGGAAAACTTTGCGGGTTTTCCGGCCGGTGACATCCGCTCGTTTGTCGAATCGGCCGTCGACAAGGACCGCCACTGGAACTTGCCGCCGGTTCCGGCAGGCCATGAGCGAGACGGCAAGCCGCACTACGCGGTTCAAGGCGTCGAATTGATGGAATTGATGAAACAACAGGCGCTCAACTTCGGGACCCGTGTGATCGGTGAAGACATCGTCAGCGTGGATTTCAGCGCGCCGGTGAAAAAGCTGACCACCAGCGGCGGGGCGACCGTCCAGGCTCACACGGTGATCATCGCCACCGGTGCCCGGGCGAACTACCTGGGACTGCCCAGCGAAGAGGATTACAAGAACAAGGGCGTCAGCGCCTGTGCGGTCTGCGACGGCGCCTTGCCGATCTATCGCAGCAAGCCGCTGGCCGTCGTCGGCGGCGGCGACTCCGCGGTCGAAGAAGCCACCTACTTGGCCAACTTGAAAGGCGCCGACACGATTTACCTGCTGGTGCGACGCGATGAAATGCGGGCCAGCAAGGTCATGCAAGACCGCGCGATCAATCACCCCAACATCGACATCCAGTGGAACACAGTGGTCGACGAAGTCCAGGGCGACGGCAACCTGGTCAATAATCTCCGCGTCAAAAGCACCGTCGACGATTCGGTTCGCGATTTGAAAGTCGGCGGCATGTTTGTCGCCATCGGGCACACGCCCAACACGTCCTTCCTGGAAGGGGCCGTCGAAATGAACGAAGCCGGCTACATCCAATGGGCCAAGGCGTTTCGCACCCACACCTCGGTCGCGGGCGTGTTCGCCGCCGGCGACGTCGCCGACGACTACTACCGCCAAGCGATCACCTCGGCCGGCACCGGCTGCATGGCCGCACTCGACGCCGAACGGTATCTGGTCGAATTGGAGTAGGATCTTCAGTCTTTCCCTCGTGACGAGGCTCCCGCCTCGTCACGCAGGTGTGTCGGAGGCTCCCGCCTCGTGAGCCCGCCGGCGGAGCCGGCGGGGGTGGCAAGCAGGATGCTTACCCCACGTTGCGACGGTGGCAAGCAGGATGCTTACCCCACTTTGCGTGTCCCTGCACCACACGCGGCGCATCTTCGGCTATATTTCGCGGCAGATCGCCCCCTCCCTCACCTCCTTTTCCTTTGCCGCGTGTTCGATGACCGATCAACCCACCTCTGATTCTGACGCTCCATCCGTGTCTGGCCCCCCAGTCAGCGAAAAAGTGCTCGCCGACCGCAAGCTGTTGCTCGACGCCCAGGCCAGCGGTAAGACGCTGTCAACGTACGTGCGGCTGTCCGGGCCGGGCTGGTTGCAAGCCGCGATCACCCTGGGTGGCGGCTCCTTGGCCGGTGCACTGTTCCTGGGCGTGCTGGGTGGGACCAGCATGCTGTGGCTGCAACTGCTGGCGATCACGATGGGTGTGATCATGCTGTCGGCGATCAGTTACGTGACGCTGTCGACCGGGCGGCGCCCGTTTGAAGCGATCAACAATGAAATCAATCCGGCGTTGGGGTGGGGATGGATCATCGCGACGGCGATGGCGAACATCATTTGGTGCATGCCACAATTCAGTCTCTGTTATGACGCGATCGACAAAAACCTCGCCAACCTGGCCGGAGGCGACGGGCTCGGCGATGCCAGGAGCACCAAGATCATCGTCACCGTCTTGCTCTTTTTCGCCGCCGGATTTGTGGTGCTGCTGAACACCAAACAGGGTCGCGCTGCCAAGCTGTTTGACATCGTGCTCAAATCGTTGGTCGGCATGGTCGTGATCTGCTTCTTCGGCGTCGTGGTGTTGCTGGCCATCAACGGCGAACTTGAATTCGGAGGAATCTTGGCCGGATTCATCCCCGACCTGGGGCAATGGAACAATCCGGCCGGTGAGATGACGGCGGTCGTGGCATCGCTGGGGCAATCCGAGCAATCCTATTGGACGGGCCAACTGGTCAGCACGCAGCGATCGGTGATGATCGCCGCAGCCGCCACCGCGGTCGGGATCAACATGACATTTCTCTTGCCCTATTCGATGCTCGCCCGCGGCTGGGACAAACCGTTCCGCGGATTGGCACGATTCGACCTGTCCACCGGCATGGCCATCCCCTACGTGGTGGTGACCAGTTGCGTCGTGATCGCCGCATCATTTTCGCTGCACAACAAGATCGATGATTCGCTGGCCAGCAATAATCTGGCGACGATGCAAGAAAGCCCGTATTACACCGGCGTCGAACCGATCTTGTTGGGTCGGGTCGATCACGAACTTGGCCCCGAAGCGGCCGCATCGATGTCCGGCGAAGAGAAACTGCAGCGAATCGCCGCGCTCAGCGTGGAAGAAAAACGAGTCGCCTTGTCGCTGGTCAAACGCAATGCGTTTCAATTGTCCGGCACGCTGGAACCCCTGCTCGGTCAATCGCTTTCCAACCTCGTGTTCGGCCTCGGCGTGTTCGGAATGGGTTTCTCCACGATCGTGATCCTGATGCTGATCAACGGTTATGCGTTTCGCGAAATGGCCGGGCAGCCCGACGGGGCGGTCCCGTTTGTCGCCGGTTGTCTGGTCGCGGGACTGAGCGGCGCGACGTGGTGGTATTTGTGGGACGGGGAAGCCAAGTTCTGGCTGGCCATTTTTGCCAGCACGTTCGGCATGATGCTGTTGCCGATCGCCTACGTGACGTTTTTCCTGATGATGAACAACAAACGGATCCTGGGTGCAGAAAAACCGACCGGTGGGCGGATGCTTGCTTGGAATGTGTTGATGTTGTTTGCGGTCATCGGAGCGACCGTGGCGGCCGTGTCGGCGATCAGCGAGAAGGCCAACGATCCGAAATCCTTCCCCGTGATCATCGGGTTGATCGTCGTGTACGGCGTCGCGGTGATCGTCGGTTTCGTCAAGAAACGCGGCGGGGCGATCGCCGGCTAGCTGCCGGTACGATTGTTGGCATGCCCCGGAACGGGAGGCGATAGGCTCCGATGACGTGTTTCTCGGAGGTGTCGCTGCGATTACCTCCGGCTACTCGCTGACATCCCTCGGGACGTTGATTTCATGACTGCGGACATCTAATAAATACACTGGCTCCCCTCTCCCCAAAAAACGCCAAAGACGCGAAGCGTCGAGCGTTTTTTGGGGAGAGGGGCCGGGGGTGAGGGGCAGCACGTCTGGCCAGCAACGGCGTCAAGGGTAACCGCCCATCCGTCTTCTCCACGACTAGTGAGATGGCTCCAGCCAACCCGCGATCTTCGGAGGGATTCCCGACGACGACTCCCGGCTTTCGCTTCCTTTCGGAAACCGATTCGATCGATTATTCTGGTCGGATTGAATTCCCGCCTGTTTGATCCCACCTGCGCATCCAGAGTGAAAATGAAAAACGTCGTCACCTTTGCGGCTGCCTGCTTCACCATTGTTTCTTCCGTCGGCGTTGCCGAAGACTGGCCCCAGTACCGTGGCGTTGCCGCCGATGGTAAATCGGCCGAGTCGATCGGCCGGACGAACTGGAGCAACGGTCCAAACGTCGTTTGGAAAACTGAGACTCCGCTCGGCTTCAGCTCCTTCGCCGTCGCAGACGGGCGGTTGTTCACCGTGATCGCGACCGACCAGAACGAAGTGCTGTTGGCGCTCGATGCAACTTCGGGCGACGAACTGTGGCGGGAGCCGATGGGCAGCAGCCAATACGAACAGGGCGGCGGCAACGCCGGGGCGGCGGGTAACAAAGGCGGTGACGGACCACGCTCGACGCCCTCGGTCTCCGACGGCAACGTCTATGTCTACGATTCCTACATGGTGTTGCAGTGCTTCGACGCCAAGACCGGAAACCTGATTTGGAAACAAGACATCATCAAAGACTTTGCCGGCCGCAACATCAAGTGGCTCAATGCCAGCAGCCCCATCGTCGACGGAGACGTGGTCTATGTCAGCGGCGGCGGAGCGGGACAATCTTTCCTCGCATTCAACAAGCACGATGGCCAGCTGGTCTGGAAAAGCGGTGACGAAACCATCACCCACGCGACGCCCTCCCTGTCGACGATCTCAGGCGAAAAACAATTGGTCTTCTTCGTGCAATCCGGTTTGGTCGCAGTCGATGCGGCGACGGGAACGGAACGTTGGCGAGCCAAGTTTCCCTTCAGTGTTTCCACCGCCGCGTCGCCGGTCGTCGATGGCAACTTGGTCTATTGCTCCGCCGGTTACGGCGTCGGCGCCGGACTGTTCAAGGTCCAAGGTGACGGCAACGTCGACGAGGTCTGGTTCAAGGCCAACGAGCTGATGAATCACTGGAGCACCCCGATCGTTCACAACGGACACCTGTACGGGATCTTTGAATTCAAAAAGTACGGCCGTGCACCGCTTCAATGTGTCGAGCTGGCGACCGGCGAGATCAAGTGGAAAGAATACGGATTTGGCCCCGGCAACTGCATCCTGGTCGGTGAAAAGCTGGTCGTGTTGTCGGATTCCGGTGAAGTCGTGATCGCCGCGGCGGCCCCCGACGCGTACCAGGAACTGGCCCGCGCCGACGTGCTCAGCGGCAAGTGCTGGTCGACACCGGCCTACAGCGACGGACGCATCTACGTCCGCAGCACCGAAGAAGCCGCCTGCATCGCGATCGGAAACTGATCGGAACGTGAGTGTTCCGTCGAAGCTCTCGTTCCAAGGCTCTGCCTTGGAACGCACGGGAGGCGGAGCCCTACGCCATGAACGATTATTAGCGGCAGGGCGCGAGCCCTCCGGTGTTTTGGCAAAGACGCGGAACCGGAGGGCTTGCGCCCTTCCGCTAACAACTCGCCAACCTCGTCAACCTCGTTCCAAGGCTCTGACTTGGAACGCACGGTACATGTGGCTCCCGCCACAATCGGCCGGGCGACCAGAGGCGGAGCCTCCGGGAATCCGCGTTCCCAGGCGGGAGCCTGGGAACAAGACGTCTTGCCCCGCAATGACACCAGATCGAATAGAATCGCAGGGGTGATGACCACACCCTTCTCTTCGCGTTTCGTTTAGGTGTCGCATGTCCAGGACTCTCTCTCTCGTCGGTCTGTCGATCGTCATCTTCGCCGGCACCGCGTCGGCACAGATTCTCAGCGGCGATAAACCGGACCTCTATGCGTTGATCATCGAGCCGATCGATTTGACCGATGCGGCGCGATCGATGACCGTCTACGATACCGACGAAGACGGCTCGATTGACAAAGACGAACAGAAACGGATCGGCTGGAAAGACAAAATCGATCAGTTCGATCTCAATCGCGACGGCAAACTGACCCACCTGGAACTCTGCGTCCGGTTCGCAAAACTGCGCGACGAATCGGGCGTGACCCAGAAAGTCGTCAACAATGCCAAGGTCTATCTGCGGCGACACGACAAGAACGGCAACGGCCAGCTCGATCCCGACGAGATCGCAGGCGGTTGGCCCAGCGATCCGGAAGAGTTTGACACCAACCACGACGGGGTGATCACGCTCGCGGAAATGGCAAAACGATTTGCTTACATGGCCGGTTTGCGGCGTGAAATGGGGATCGAACAAGTCGATCAAGTCACCGCGATTCGCACCGTCCGAACGTTTGATACCGATCGGGACCAAAAGCTTGACAAGGACGAACAAGCCGGTGCCTTTC
Encoded here:
- a CDS encoding divalent metal cation transporter; this encodes MTDQPTSDSDAPSVSGPPVSEKVLADRKLLLDAQASGKTLSTYVRLSGPGWLQAAITLGGGSLAGALFLGVLGGTSMLWLQLLAITMGVIMLSAISYVTLSTGRRPFEAINNEINPALGWGWIIATAMANIIWCMPQFSLCYDAIDKNLANLAGGDGLGDARSTKIIVTVLLFFAAGFVVLLNTKQGRAAKLFDIVLKSLVGMVVICFFGVVVLLAINGELEFGGILAGFIPDLGQWNNPAGEMTAVVASLGQSEQSYWTGQLVSTQRSVMIAAAATAVGINMTFLLPYSMLARGWDKPFRGLARFDLSTGMAIPYVVVTSCVVIAASFSLHNKIDDSLASNNLATMQESPYYTGVEPILLGRVDHELGPEAAASMSGEEKLQRIAALSVEEKRVALSLVKRNAFQLSGTLEPLLGQSLSNLVFGLGVFGMGFSTIVILMLINGYAFREMAGQPDGAVPFVAGCLVAGLSGATWWYLWDGEAKFWLAIFASTFGMMLLPIAYVTFFLMMNNKRILGAEKPTGGRMLAWNVLMLFAVIGATVAAVSAISEKANDPKSFPVIIGLIVVYGVAVIVGFVKKRGGAIAG
- a CDS encoding EF-hand domain-containing protein; the protein is MSRTLSLVGLSIVIFAGTASAQILSGDKPDLYALIIEPIDLTDAARSMTVYDTDEDGSIDKDEQKRIGWKDKIDQFDLNRDGKLTHLELCVRFAKLRDESGVTQKVVNNAKVYLRRHDKNGNGQLDPDEIAGGWPSDPEEFDTNHDGVITLAEMAKRFAYMAGLRREMGIEQVDQVTAIRTVRTFDTDRDQKLDKDEQAGAFLPLPVKEFDEDDDGKLGIMEIATMLAKHRRESGMSKSDLAKVRSLFERYDRNSDGTIDETEYAAAATPFGGNAGANPLNELDKNKDGQLTQMEVQQVITQTRKSLGFNDDHLAEARKLLTRHDKDRSTYIEEAEFFESPVSGQLAKTTLKQADEDDDKRVSLIELAKHLAKQKE
- a CDS encoding PQQ-binding-like beta-propeller repeat protein, encoding MKNVVTFAAACFTIVSSVGVAEDWPQYRGVAADGKSAESIGRTNWSNGPNVVWKTETPLGFSSFAVADGRLFTVIATDQNEVLLALDATSGDELWREPMGSSQYEQGGGNAGAAGNKGGDGPRSTPSVSDGNVYVYDSYMVLQCFDAKTGNLIWKQDIIKDFAGRNIKWLNASSPIVDGDVVYVSGGGAGQSFLAFNKHDGQLVWKSGDETITHATPSLSTISGEKQLVFFVQSGLVAVDAATGTERWRAKFPFSVSTAASPVVDGNLVYCSAGYGVGAGLFKVQGDGNVDEVWFKANELMNHWSTPIVHNGHLYGIFEFKKYGRAPLQCVELATGEIKWKEYGFGPGNCILVGEKLVVLSDSGEVVIAAAAPDAYQELARADVLSGKCWSTPAYSDGRIYVRSTEEAACIAIGN